A genomic stretch from Oligoflexus sp. includes:
- a CDS encoding alpha/beta hydrolase: protein MSFLSVDGLHLHYQVLEPMYPKPGVTVVFLHGLVMDNLSSWFFTVANQAAQEARVLLYDLRGHGMSDRPKKGYGITQHLQDLQKLLDHVAADDQVILVGNSFGGLLALNFARFFPERTAGLILIDAQINDQAWRDDMMKSLRLEGDARNEKIAENFQNWLGRHSARKSNRLAKNAHELVHETTLLDELYASISMQDSDLATIKVPVLAIYGENSDIAHNADRMRGNLPNGRVQIFAGCTHSVLWEQTEALRDVILEALQQQMTELPPAPWTSQAERRVF, encoded by the coding sequence ATGAGTTTTCTCAGTGTGGATGGGTTGCATCTTCACTACCAGGTGCTGGAGCCTATGTATCCGAAACCCGGTGTGACGGTCGTTTTCTTGCACGGTCTTGTGATGGACAATCTTTCCAGCTGGTTCTTCACGGTCGCGAACCAGGCCGCGCAGGAAGCCCGGGTTTTGCTCTATGATCTGCGCGGTCATGGGATGAGCGATCGCCCCAAAAAGGGTTATGGGATCACGCAGCATCTGCAGGATCTGCAAAAACTCCTCGATCACGTCGCGGCGGACGATCAGGTGATCCTGGTCGGCAATAGTTTCGGCGGGCTTTTGGCGCTGAATTTCGCGCGTTTTTTTCCAGAGCGAACCGCCGGACTTATCCTCATTGATGCCCAGATCAACGACCAGGCCTGGCGCGACGATATGATGAAGTCCCTTCGTTTGGAAGGGGATGCCCGCAATGAAAAAATTGCTGAAAACTTTCAGAACTGGCTGGGCCGGCACAGCGCGCGCAAAAGCAATCGCCTTGCTAAAAACGCCCACGAACTGGTGCATGAAACCACTCTGCTCGATGAACTCTATGCCTCGATCAGCATGCAGGACAGCGACCTTGCCACCATCAAGGTCCCGGTCCTGGCCATCTACGGCGAGAATTCCGATATCGCGCATAATGCCGATCGCATGCGCGGGAATCTTCCGAATGGTCGCGTTCAGATCTTTGCGGGCTGCACGCATTCCGTACTTTGGGAACAGACTGAAGCCCTGCGCGATGTGATCCTCGAAGCCCTTCAGCAGCAGATGACGGAACTTCCCCCCGCGCCGTGGACGTCTCAAGCGGAAAGGCGGGTATTCTGA
- a CDS encoding nucleotide disphospho-sugar-binding domain-containing protein, with protein sequence MSRIMLVVPPLAGHINPSIAIGRGLQARGHTVTWVGCGRRVRALLPHDLPLIPITETAAEDVNESWMAKAQKVTGLESFQFFYEEFLVPLADAMMPGVLKAMGSFEPDLILCDQQALAGALAARLKGIPWATLATTSAAVFNPIVQMPKVKEWMVDILGRVQDRYALERWERPDLSPDLVLILSVRDLIAPEETIPPHFHFIGPSLRMEQNTDDFPWHLLDSTRRKIYLSLGTVNAERSQKFYAKVKEAFSDHEFQLILAAPAEMLGDIPANFIVQRFVPQLALLKRVDAVIFHGGHNTFCETLLHGLPAVVAPIKDDQPVIAEQLIRSGAGLRVHFDRVKAMDLRTVTERVVNEAAFRAAAQRLQTIMEAHGGAAAAIELLEGQIS encoded by the coding sequence GTGTCGCGCATCATGCTCGTCGTGCCGCCTCTGGCCGGCCACATCAATCCTTCGATAGCCATCGGTCGTGGTCTTCAGGCCCGCGGGCATACGGTGACCTGGGTCGGCTGTGGCCGCCGGGTCCGTGCGCTTCTGCCTCATGATCTGCCGCTGATTCCGATCACGGAAACAGCAGCCGAAGATGTGAACGAAAGCTGGATGGCCAAGGCCCAGAAAGTCACGGGCCTGGAATCCTTTCAGTTCTTCTATGAAGAATTTCTGGTTCCCCTGGCCGATGCCATGATGCCTGGCGTTCTGAAAGCCATGGGCAGTTTTGAGCCTGACCTTATCCTCTGTGATCAGCAGGCTCTGGCCGGTGCGCTGGCTGCGCGTTTAAAGGGAATACCCTGGGCCACGCTCGCCACCACGTCGGCAGCCGTCTTCAATCCCATCGTACAGATGCCGAAGGTCAAGGAATGGATGGTGGATATTCTCGGGCGGGTGCAGGATCGCTATGCGCTGGAGCGTTGGGAGCGACCCGACCTTTCTCCCGATCTCGTCCTTATTCTTTCCGTCCGGGACCTGATCGCGCCTGAAGAAACTATTCCCCCGCATTTTCACTTCATCGGTCCTTCCCTGCGCATGGAACAGAACACTGACGATTTCCCCTGGCATCTTCTGGATTCCACGCGCAGGAAAATTTATCTGTCACTCGGCACGGTGAATGCAGAGCGTTCACAGAAATTTTACGCCAAGGTGAAGGAAGCGTTTTCCGATCATGAATTCCAGCTTATTCTCGCCGCGCCGGCCGAGATGCTGGGCGACATTCCCGCGAATTTCATTGTGCAGCGATTTGTTCCGCAGCTGGCTCTTTTGAAAAGGGTCGATGCCGTGATTTTCCATGGGGGGCATAATACCTTCTGTGAAACGCTGCTGCATGGTCTGCCTGCGGTCGTGGCGCCGATCAAAGATGATCAGCCCGTGATCGCTGAGCAGCTGATCCGCTCGGGAGCGGGTCTTCGCGTGCACTTCGATCGGGTGAAAGCCATGGATCTTCGCACGGTCACCGAGCGTGTGGTGAACGAAGCCGCTTTCCGCGCCGCCGCCCAGCGCCTGCAAACAATCATGGAGGCCCATGGCGGAGCCGCCGCGGCCATCGAACTCCTGGAGGGTCAGATTTCATGA
- a CDS encoding class I SAM-dependent methyltransferase — translation MNSCDHCPFCPDSGDYQKAKDKAQIPAIVRAFQHQTFTVWRCESCGSLHSKEDVNLPLYYEGYPFAQHKLDFWSRVAYRKRTRDLVKQGIQKHHKILDYGCGAGVFVQYLRDQGYVHAVGYDPYVAAFAEAARLKEQYDAVLAQDVIEHADDPRVMLQEILSCLKPDGLLYLGTPLANRIRLKQHERFAMSLHQPYHRHIFSLKALLDLTRSYGLRATGLSERHCTDTLTPTVNTRFLHEFIRAGGNVVDVGFEPPPPDLFKRHPRLLLFAFFGYFFSQRSELSGYFRRSLAGT, via the coding sequence ATGAACAGCTGCGATCACTGCCCTTTCTGTCCTGATAGCGGCGATTATCAGAAGGCCAAGGACAAGGCCCAAATTCCCGCCATCGTACGCGCCTTCCAGCATCAGACCTTTACCGTCTGGCGCTGCGAAAGCTGTGGCTCGCTTCATTCCAAAGAGGATGTGAACCTTCCGCTTTATTATGAAGGCTATCCCTTCGCCCAGCACAAGCTGGATTTTTGGAGCCGCGTCGCGTATCGGAAAAGAACCCGTGATCTTGTGAAACAGGGCATTCAGAAGCATCATAAAATCCTGGATTACGGCTGTGGCGCCGGCGTCTTCGTTCAGTATCTGCGGGATCAGGGCTACGTGCATGCTGTCGGCTATGATCCCTATGTCGCTGCCTTCGCGGAAGCGGCAAGGCTGAAGGAACAGTATGATGCCGTGCTCGCCCAGGATGTGATCGAACATGCTGATGATCCGCGCGTCATGCTCCAGGAGATCCTGAGCTGCCTGAAACCCGACGGGCTTCTCTACCTGGGCACACCCTTGGCCAATCGCATTCGTTTGAAGCAGCACGAGCGTTTTGCCATGAGTCTCCATCAGCCCTATCATCGGCACATTTTTTCCTTAAAAGCCCTTCTCGATCTGACCCGTTCCTATGGACTCCGCGCCACGGGTTTATCCGAGCGTCACTGCACGGACACTCTTACCCCCACGGTGAATACCCGCTTTCTGCACGAATTCATTCGCGCCGGCGGCAATGTCGTGGATGTTGGATTCGAGCCGCCTCCCCCGGATCTTTTCAAGCGTCATCCGAGGCTTCTGCTCTTCGCTTTCTTTGGTTATTTCTTTTCGCAGCGTTCTGAACTCAGCGGTTACTTTCGCCGCTCGCTGGCAGGAACCTGA
- a CDS encoding class I SAM-dependent methyltransferase: MAFWIFLSALMAVVWLLDGLRLRKRSKALPLLPRAEPEAAPDMHFILRPGVILDESTRRAAAAYAQVHDLNVLVLLPAGLPAAEALLNCQAVNPEDFRRERIASARCSGEAILVRSTVLERLEEDYSPPQTAVDFARLADHLKKFAGTSMDLVIVPWLKASPRGPRELGALMEFVFGGLARPVMIMQLLLVSLGLVLIPIAGPLAFLSYHLQPLLALGGTPVQSRGLLRFSIFRIFYDLHSFFHARKDQTADRKKILEESRVQYQQLLAAGTAPFFEAARPDCPICGSKRLKTAISSRDWIQFKPGVFKLSRCLDCAHLFQNPRLSIAGLNFYYKDFYDGLGKERTDTIFGRGKGPYVARAHMLKGQAQPRRWLDVGAGHGHFCCIARDQWPGVSFDGLDLNQGVLDAAKFGWIDRAFCGLFPDLAESLAKEGAYDVISMSHYLEHTRDPENEIAAAAKILPAGGHLMIELPDPESRFGRWFGSFWMPWFQPQHQHMLSARNLEQLLRKHSFETLTWHRGEAHHPVDFVFSLGLILNALAPPPDMPWRKPANLIQRLWNKLLIPLCLPLILLARILDKILAPLCRRPGWANSYRVLARRVA; this comes from the coding sequence ATGGCCTTTTGGATTTTCCTTTCTGCACTCATGGCTGTCGTCTGGCTGCTTGATGGCCTGCGGCTGCGTAAACGCTCCAAGGCTCTGCCGCTTCTTCCCCGCGCTGAACCGGAAGCCGCCCCTGATATGCACTTTATTTTAAGGCCGGGCGTCATCCTCGATGAATCCACGCGCCGCGCGGCAGCCGCTTATGCACAGGTTCATGATCTGAACGTCCTCGTCCTCCTTCCCGCGGGACTGCCGGCTGCCGAAGCCCTGCTCAACTGCCAGGCCGTCAACCCCGAAGATTTTCGTCGCGAAAGGATCGCCTCCGCTCGTTGCTCGGGTGAAGCGATCCTCGTCCGCTCGACGGTTCTGGAGCGTCTGGAGGAGGACTATTCTCCCCCTCAAACGGCTGTGGACTTCGCAAGGCTCGCCGATCATCTGAAAAAATTCGCCGGCACCAGCATGGATCTCGTGATCGTTCCCTGGCTCAAGGCCTCGCCGCGTGGCCCGCGTGAACTGGGCGCTTTGATGGAATTCGTATTCGGTGGCCTCGCGCGACCTGTGATGATCATGCAGCTTCTGCTTGTGAGCCTTGGTCTTGTCTTGATCCCCATCGCAGGCCCTCTGGCTTTCCTTAGCTATCATCTGCAGCCGCTGCTGGCTTTGGGAGGCACTCCTGTCCAAAGTCGCGGTCTACTTCGTTTCAGCATCTTCCGGATTTTTTATGACCTGCACAGCTTTTTCCATGCGCGCAAGGATCAGACGGCCGATCGAAAAAAAATACTGGAAGAAAGCCGCGTCCAATATCAGCAGCTCCTCGCCGCGGGCACGGCCCCTTTTTTCGAAGCGGCACGGCCTGATTGCCCGATATGCGGCTCAAAACGCTTGAAAACAGCCATTTCCAGTCGTGATTGGATTCAGTTCAAGCCGGGCGTCTTTAAGCTGTCGCGCTGTCTGGATTGCGCGCATCTCTTCCAAAACCCACGGCTGTCGATTGCCGGACTGAATTTTTATTACAAGGATTTTTATGATGGTCTGGGCAAGGAGCGCACCGACACGATCTTCGGTCGCGGCAAAGGTCCCTATGTGGCCCGTGCGCACATGCTGAAGGGCCAGGCCCAGCCACGCCGCTGGCTTGATGTCGGAGCCGGGCATGGACACTTCTGCTGCATAGCCCGCGATCAGTGGCCCGGTGTCTCCTTCGATGGTCTGGATTTGAATCAGGGCGTCCTGGATGCGGCGAAGTTCGGTTGGATCGATCGGGCCTTCTGCGGACTCTTTCCCGACCTTGCCGAAAGCCTGGCGAAGGAAGGAGCCTACGATGTCATCAGTATGAGTCATTACCTGGAACATACGCGCGATCCGGAAAACGAAATCGCCGCCGCTGCGAAAATACTGCCGGCCGGCGGGCATCTCATGATCGAACTGCCCGATCCCGAATCACGCTTCGGCCGCTGGTTCGGTTCCTTCTGGATGCCCTGGTTTCAGCCCCAGCATCAGCACATGCTATCGGCCAGGAACCTTGAACAACTTCTGCGCAAGCATTCGTTTGAAACTCTCACATGGCATCGCGGTGAAGCCCACCATCCTGTGGACTTCGTTTTTTCCCTGGGTCTCATTCTGAATGCACTGGCTCCTCCACCGGACATGCCCTGGCGTAAACCGGCGAATCTGATCCAGCGTCTTTGGAACAAGCTGCTCATTCCGCTTTGTTTGCCTTTGATACTTCTAGCGAGAATTCTGGATAAGATCCTGGCTCCGCTCTGCAGAAGGCCAGGTTGGGCGAACAGTTATCGCGTGCTCGCCCGGCGTGTGGCTTAA
- the surE gene encoding 5'/3'-nucleotidase SurE, with amino-acid sequence MRILLCNDDGFEALGILTLARHLREQQHEVFVVAPSEERSGQSHAMTFFRRIPTRRVDDTTWAVQGTPGDCAALALHHFLKSNPPELVISGINHGLNVGWDVNYSGTVGAATEAALLGFKAIAVSVDLRPGTALALQQDAFDRAAQLTCKIVARHEELVWTTHEILNINHPGVEVRGVVQAACAGYNMHVPQIITVEPDVFMMGGSVRVNRGDPSQDVTAVQEGYAALSFVGTRQSSPSLSHSLDAVIESLKTAKD; translated from the coding sequence ATGCGTATTTTGCTTTGTAATGATGATGGCTTCGAAGCCCTTGGCATATTGACCCTGGCCCGCCACCTGCGCGAGCAGCAGCATGAAGTTTTTGTGGTGGCCCCGAGCGAGGAACGCAGCGGACAGTCGCATGCGATGACCTTCTTCCGCCGGATTCCCACACGCCGCGTCGATGACACCACCTGGGCCGTGCAGGGAACGCCTGGGGATTGCGCAGCGCTCGCGCTTCATCATTTTCTGAAATCGAATCCACCCGAGCTTGTCATCAGCGGCATCAATCATGGATTGAACGTCGGCTGGGACGTGAATTACAGCGGAACTGTCGGAGCTGCGACGGAAGCGGCTTTGCTGGGTTTCAAAGCGATCGCCGTCAGCGTGGATCTGCGGCCGGGAACCGCCCTGGCCCTGCAGCAGGATGCCTTCGATCGAGCGGCGCAGCTGACCTGTAAAATCGTGGCAAGGCATGAAGAACTCGTCTGGACCACGCACGAAATCCTGAATATCAATCATCCCGGAGTGGAAGTGCGCGGTGTGGTGCAGGCTGCCTGTGCAGGCTACAACATGCACGTGCCGCAGATCATCACCGTCGAGCCTGATGTTTTCATGATGGGCGGCAGCGTAAGGGTGAATCGCGGCGATCCGTCGCAGGATGTGACCGCCGTGCAGGAAGGTTATGCGGCCCTGTCCTTCGTCGGCACGCGGCAGAGCAGTCCCTCGCTCAGCCACTCGCTGGATGCGGTGATCGAGAGTCTAAAGACCGCAAAGGATTAA
- the ypfJ gene encoding KPN_02809 family neutral zinc metallopeptidase, giving the protein MQWRGRRESGNVVDRRGVKTAGALGGGGIILAIIYALLGGDPSAILNSSRETATVSSNDDQTRFLRVVLADTEDVWNRAFQAAGRSYAEPNLVLFSGRVQSACGTATAAVGPFYCPGDQQLYLDTSFFNQLSGKLGAKGDFAQAYVIAHEIGHHVQNQLGLLSKGSSVATELQADCLAGYWAHATQSMKQTLDQGDVEEALNAASAVGDDALQQASQGYVVPDSFTHGSSRQRMAAFRQGFEADDFRNCNPNAAG; this is encoded by the coding sequence ATGCAGTGGCGAGGCAGACGAGAGAGTGGGAACGTTGTGGACCGTCGCGGTGTGAAAACCGCGGGCGCGCTTGGTGGTGGCGGGATCATCCTGGCGATCATCTATGCGCTGCTGGGCGGTGATCCCAGCGCTATTCTCAATTCCAGTCGCGAGACGGCGACGGTTTCCTCAAATGACGATCAGACACGCTTTTTAAGGGTGGTTTTGGCTGATACCGAAGATGTCTGGAATCGCGCGTTCCAGGCCGCGGGGCGGAGCTATGCCGAGCCGAATCTCGTCCTGTTCAGTGGTCGCGTGCAGTCGGCCTGCGGAACAGCCACTGCTGCGGTCGGGCCGTTCTATTGCCCGGGTGATCAGCAGCTTTATCTGGACACCAGTTTTTTCAATCAATTGTCTGGAAAACTCGGCGCGAAAGGCGACTTCGCCCAGGCCTATGTGATCGCGCATGAAATCGGACATCATGTACAAAACCAACTCGGGCTGCTCAGCAAAGGTTCGAGCGTCGCGACTGAACTGCAGGCCGATTGCCTTGCAGGTTATTGGGCGCACGCCACCCAAAGCATGAAACAGACCTTGGACCAGGGCGATGTGGAAGAGGCTCTGAACGCCGCATCGGCGGTGGGCGATGACGCGCTGCAGCAGGCCAGTCAGGGATATGTGGTTCCCGATTCCTTCACGCATGGTTCATCACGGCAGCGCATGGCCGCATTCCGTCAGGGATTTGAAGCGGACGACTTCCGCAATTGCAATCCGAACGCGGCAGGTTGA